A genomic stretch from Helianthus annuus cultivar XRQ/B chromosome 1, HanXRQr2.0-SUNRISE, whole genome shotgun sequence includes:
- the LOC110876709 gene encoding uncharacterized protein LOC110876709 → MDKLQWGNRKRLRFVKVKESTVMNGKSDGNGIVVKKKITSQRVDRRVVNEQDSHHPIPPLHSSSPQRINRKIMSALSSPEKEDRYYTTRGSTGPGFEESSSSKKVLTMDAKQDSKKIVWPKLFTTLSSKEKEEDFMAMKGCKLPQRPKKRAKMIQRTLLLVSPGAWLSDLCQERYEVREKKTSKKRPRGLKAMGSMESDSE, encoded by the exons ATGGATAAGTTACAGTGGGGAAACAGAAAGAGACTGAGATTTGTAAAGGTTAAAGAATCAACGGTTATGAATGGAAAATCAGATGGAAATGGAATTGTTGTGAAGAAAAAGATCACATCTCAACGTGTTGATCGAAGGGTTGTAAATGAACAAGATTCTCATCATCCTATTCCTCCTCTTCATTCTTCATCTCCTCAACGTATAAACAG GAAGATTATGTCGGCATTATCATCGCCCGAAAAAGAAGATCGATATTACACGACACGAGGATCGACTGGACCCGGGTTCGAGGAAAGTAGCAGTAGCAAGAAGGTGTTAACAATGGATGCAAAGCAAGATAGTAAAAAGATTGTTTGGCCCAAATTGTTTACTACATTATCAagcaaagagaaagaagaagactTTATGGCAATGAAGGGGTGTAAACTGCCTCAAAGGCCTAAGAAAAGAGCCAAGATGATTCAAAGAACCTTACTT TTGGTAAGTCCAGGTGCATGGTTATCTGATCTATGTCAAGAAAGATATGAAGTTAGAGAGAAGAAGACTTCTAAGAAG AGACCAAGAGGATTGAAGGCAATGGGGAGCATGGAAAGTGATTCAGAATGA